The genomic stretch AGCTCTCTGTCGACAACATCGTCAAAGAGGCGGTTGATGCTTACAAAGCCGGCGTCCGGGCGGTGGAGCTGTTTGGCATCCCGCCCGAAAAGGATGAGGTGGCCTCTGGCGCCTATGATCCCAACGGCATTGTCCAGGAGGCGGTCAAGGCGGTCAAGGACGCCTGCCCCGAGCTGTACGTCATCACTGATGTCTGCCTCTGCCAGTACACGAACCACGGCCATTGCGGCATCGTCAATGGCGGCTGCGTCCTCAACGACCCCTCTCTCGATTACCTGGCCAGAACAGCCGTCTCCCATGCCGAAGCGGGCGCTGACATGGTCGCCCCATCTGATATGATGGACGGCCGGGTGGGCGCCATCCGCGACAGTCTGGACGAGGCTGGTTTTGAGGGCGTGCCGATCATGTCCTATTCGGCTAAGTACGCCTCCGCCTTCTATGGTCCCTTCCGGGAGGCGGCCGAGTCGTCACCGAAGTGGGGTGACCGCCGCTCCTACCAGATGGACCCTGGAAACAGCACTGAGGCACTCCGCGAGACGGCGCTGGATATCCAAGAGGGCTGCGACATCATCATGGTCAAGCCCGGTCTGGCTTACCTGGATATCGTCCGCCGGCTGAAGGAGACCTTCGACCTGCCGGTAGCCGTCTACAACGTCTCCGGCGAGTACTCCATGGTCAAGGCGGCTGCGGCCCAGGGCTGGATCGATGAGAAGCGGATCACCCTGGAGATCCTGCTCAGCATGAAGCGGGCCGGGGCGGATCTGATCATCAGCTATCATGCGAAGGATGCGATTCGGTGGATGAACGAGTAGGCAGGGTGCGTATCGCCTCCGCTCGCTAAGAGCTCCGCGGCGGCTCGCTCAACGTCAGAGCGGGCGCGCCAAACGACTAGGGTTGTTCTGCATGTCGTGGCGCGCCTTTTTCGCTCTGCCGTCTCGCTCGCTCTTCGCCGCTCCGCTCAAATCGCTCACTGCGCCAATACACCCCAAGCTTCTGCCATCATTGCGTGAAGCGGGGGTATTGCGCGACGTAAAACGGCGCCTCTAAATTATAACTAGACAGAAAAGTCATATTTATCCACCGAAAAAGGAGGGGCTCTTTCTTGATTATTTCCTGGAATACGACGAACCAGTGCAATATGTTCTGTGACCACTGCTACCGTGATGCGGGGGTGAAGGCGGATCAGGAGCTGAACACGCAAGAGGGCAAGCAACTGCTCGATGAGATCGCCAAGGCCGGTTTTAAGATCATGATCTTCTCCGGCGGGGAGCCGCTCATGCGGCCCGATATCGTCGAACTGGTCGCTTATGCCACCTCGAAGGGGCTGCGCTCTGTCTTCGGCACCAACGGCACACTGATTACGCGCGAACTGGCCCGTGATCTGAAAAAGGCCGGCGCCATGGGGATGGGGATCTCCCTCGACTCGCTGGATAAGAAAAAGCATGACGACTTCCGCCGCTACCCCGGCGCCTGGGATGAGGCGGTTCGCGGGATGGAGAACTGCCGTGAGGAAGGTCTGCCTTTCCAGATCCACACGACTGTTATGGACTGGAACCGTCATGAGGTTCATAAGATCACCGATTTCGCCGTCGAGATCGGCGCCGTCGGCCACCA from Heliomicrobium modesticaldum Ice1 encodes the following:
- the hemB gene encoding porphobilinogen synthase encodes the protein MKHILSGYPIQRPRRLREKAVLRDMVREFHLRPEDLIYPLFAVPGKDVVNPVSSMPGVCQLSVDNIVKEAVDAYKAGVRAVELFGIPPEKDEVASGAYDPNGIVQEAVKAVKDACPELYVITDVCLCQYTNHGHCGIVNGGCVLNDPSLDYLARTAVSHAEAGADMVAPSDMMDGRVGAIRDSLDEAGFEGVPIMSYSAKYASAFYGPFREAAESSPKWGDRRSYQMDPGNSTEALRETALDIQEGCDIIMVKPGLAYLDIVRRLKETFDLPVAVYNVSGEYSMVKAAAAQGWIDEKRITLEILLSMKRAGADLIISYHAKDAIRWMNE
- the nirJ2 gene encoding putative heme d1 biosynthesis radical SAM protein NirJ2, with product MIISWNTTNQCNMFCDHCYRDAGVKADQELNTQEGKQLLDEIAKAGFKIMIFSGGEPLMRPDIVELVAYATSKGLRSVFGTNGTLITRELARDLKKAGAMGMGISLDSLDKKKHDDFRRYPGAWDEAVRGMENCREEGLPFQIHTTVMDWNRHEVHKITDFAVEIGAVGHHTFFLVPTGRAVSIEEESLKAEQYEEILTEIMEKQKTVNIELKPTCAPQFMRIAKEMGMDVRYARGCLAGTHYCIISPVGVVQPCAYLNISAGNVREKPFSEIWKTAPIFEELRTLKYEGGCGSCKYRYACGGCRARAYYYHNQNFMAEEPWCLYHGRKGY